One Sphingomonas sp. LHG3406-1 genomic window carries:
- a CDS encoding helicase-related protein has protein sequence MAARNDGIIRAVLGPTNTGKTHLAIERMCAHSSGVIGFPLRLLAREVYDRVVKLKGEKAVALLTGEERIAPPTARYWLSTVESMPVDQDHAFCAIDEAQLGTDPERGHVFTDRLLRARGREETLILGSATLKPLVRQLIPEAEIVSRPRFSTLRYAGSTKLSRLPPRSAIVAFSAEQVYALAEMLRRFKGGAAVVMGALSPATRNAQVDMFQRGEVDYLVATDAVGMGLNMDVAHVAFAGLEKFDGRRDRRLTISEMAQIAGRAGRHQRDGTFGTLGLGGDNGPAFTDEEINAIEEHRFRPLDHLYWRSSDLDFTDVTSLIRSLEARSDDPLLRPAPLSIDLAVLKALAEDPAIAARRGAAARRLWAACGLPDFRKVGPMHHARMVRRIFGYIADGGHVAQDWFAAEVSRLDNVAGDIEALADRLAGVRSWAYIAHRSDWLADPAKWAERTRHVESRLSDALHGALTQRFVDRRTAVLVRDIGARGADALPVTVSAEGEVSVGPEPIGHLTGFEFKVDPAARLADKRLLLAAAERRLGDELDRRARDLCAGEDTRFTLFAPAGGDIGIAADGHLLARLAPGRSVTEPALRTVRALDRLSAPVRTALRAHMEAWLERQVTRHCGDLARLTAASTDRHYGPPVRALTAMLADAGGLLPRKALAEPIGQLDRPMRAALHKLKVRLGALDVFVPSLLKPEAQRWRAALLAVRGNQPMPALPRPGASILPAESDRQGACLAYRRLGDTWLRVDLADRLAAHAHQMRAARRAEGEALDPIDRALVTSLGLGDDALARLMAEVGFQEQGGAWSWRGTRPRSRARPQPARPGNAFAALAGLKR, from the coding sequence ATGGCCGCGCGTAATGACGGCATCATCCGGGCCGTCCTCGGGCCCACCAACACCGGCAAGACCCACTTGGCGATCGAGCGGATGTGCGCCCATTCCTCCGGCGTCATCGGCTTCCCGCTGCGCCTGCTCGCCCGCGAGGTCTACGACCGGGTCGTCAAGCTGAAGGGCGAGAAAGCGGTCGCATTGCTGACTGGCGAGGAGCGCATAGCCCCGCCCACCGCCCGCTACTGGCTCTCCACCGTCGAAAGCATGCCGGTCGATCAGGATCATGCCTTCTGCGCCATCGACGAGGCCCAGCTCGGCACCGATCCCGAACGCGGGCACGTCTTCACCGACCGCCTGCTCCGCGCCCGCGGCCGGGAGGAAACGCTGATCCTCGGCTCGGCGACGCTGAAGCCCTTGGTCCGCCAACTCATCCCCGAGGCGGAGATCGTCAGCCGACCGCGCTTTTCCACCCTGCGCTACGCCGGTTCGACCAAGCTCAGCCGCCTGCCCCCGCGCTCGGCCATCGTCGCCTTCTCGGCCGAGCAGGTCTATGCGCTGGCCGAGATGCTGCGCCGCTTCAAGGGCGGCGCGGCGGTGGTAATGGGCGCGCTGTCGCCGGCCACCCGCAACGCCCAGGTCGACATGTTCCAGCGCGGCGAGGTCGACTATCTGGTCGCCACCGACGCGGTCGGCATGGGCCTCAACATGGACGTGGCGCATGTCGCCTTCGCCGGGCTCGAGAAGTTCGACGGCCGCCGCGACCGCCGCCTCACCATCTCCGAAATGGCCCAGATCGCCGGCCGTGCCGGTCGCCACCAGCGCGACGGCACCTTCGGCACCCTCGGCCTCGGCGGCGACAATGGCCCGGCCTTCACCGACGAGGAGATCAACGCGATCGAGGAGCATCGCTTCCGGCCGCTCGATCACCTTTACTGGCGCTCTTCCGACCTCGACTTCACCGACGTCACCTCGCTGATCCGCAGCCTGGAAGCGCGCAGCGACGATCCCCTGCTTCGCCCGGCGCCGCTGTCGATCGACCTTGCCGTGCTGAAGGCGCTTGCCGAGGACCCGGCGATCGCCGCCCGCCGCGGAGCCGCCGCGCGCCGGCTGTGGGCCGCCTGCGGCCTGCCGGACTTCCGCAAGGTCGGGCCGATGCACCATGCGCGGATGGTCCGCCGCATCTTCGGCTACATCGCCGACGGCGGCCATGTCGCGCAGGACTGGTTCGCCGCCGAGGTCAGCCGCCTCGACAATGTCGCAGGCGACATCGAGGCGCTGGCCGATCGCCTCGCCGGAGTGCGCAGCTGGGCCTATATCGCCCATCGCTCCGACTGGCTGGCCGATCCCGCCAAATGGGCCGAGCGAACCCGCCACGTGGAATCGCGCCTGTCCGATGCTCTCCACGGCGCCCTCACCCAGCGCTTCGTCGACCGCCGCACCGCCGTGCTCGTCCGCGACATCGGCGCGCGCGGGGCGGATGCGCTTCCGGTCACCGTTTCTGCCGAAGGGGAAGTCAGCGTCGGGCCGGAGCCGATCGGCCACCTCACCGGCTTCGAATTCAAGGTCGACCCCGCCGCCCGCCTCGCCGACAAGCGCCTGCTCCTCGCCGCCGCCGAGCGCCGCCTCGGCGACGAACTCGATCGCCGCGCCCGCGACCTCTGCGCCGGGGAGGACACCCGCTTCACCCTGTTCGCGCCCGCCGGCGGAGACATCGGCATTGCCGCCGACGGCCATCTCCTCGCCCGGCTCGCGCCCGGCCGCAGCGTTACGGAGCCGGCGCTGCGCACCGTCCGCGCGCTCGACCGTCTCTCCGCCCCCGTCCGGACGGCCCTCCGCGCCCACATGGAAGCCTGGCTAGAGCGGCAGGTCACCCGCCATTGCGGCGACCTCGCCCGGCTGACGGCCGCCTCGACCGATCGGCATTACGGCCCGCCCGTCCGCGCCCTCACCGCCATGCTGGCCGATGCCGGCGGCCTCCTTCCGCGCAAGGCATTGGCCGAACCGATCGGCCAGCTCGACCGCCCGATGCGCGCGGCGCTGCACAAGCTGAAGGTCCGGCTTGGCGCCCTCGACGTGTTCGTCCCCTCCCTGCTCAAGCCCGAAGCCCAGCGCTGGCGTGCCGCCCTGCTGGCGGTCCGCGGCAACCAGCCGATGCCGGCGCTCCCGCGCCCCGGCGCCTCGATCCTCCCGGCGGAAAGCGACCGCCAGGGCGCCTGCCTCGCCTACCGCCGGCTCGGCGACACGTGGCTGCGCGTCGACCTTGCGGACCGGCTGGCCGCGCATGCCCACCAGATGCGCGCCGCCAGACGCGCTGAGGGCGAGGCTCTGGATCCGATCGACCGCGCCCTCGTCACCTCGCTTGGCCTCGGCGACGACGCCCTCGCGCGGCTGATGGCCGAGGTCGGCTTCCAGGAGCAGGGCGGCGCCTGGTCGTGGCGCGGCACCCGTCCGCGCAGCCGCGCCCGACCCCAGCCCGCCCGCCCCGGCAATGCCTTCGCGGCGCTGGCAGGCCTCAAGCGCTAG
- a CDS encoding lysozyme inhibitor LprI family protein: MRRLLALLPLALLAAAAPSAPWDWSTAELGWLSPDGAQPYAESRAICARVLHAEPPASDRPTPEQAKALKGCDSDALYHGIGRPADPVKARLCAFTEKEDEVGHFGGRAMLMTIYANGRGAARNLDVATHLACGLETAAPMEHAIRIPRLHKLEPGKAFSVCDDATSGQLGGICVAHEARFAIVDRDRRIAALARKEAYAASPAFAAARRAMETYASAHSGGDQDLSGTLRGAFIVGAEESVRDRFLKTLEALARNRVPPASAGTYARIDARLNTSFRAVLAEDFEDGRLGVGTVTEEGRRISARAWIAYRDAMLAFAARHYPRVSRAALATYLTRQRIDDLAPIAT; the protein is encoded by the coding sequence ATGCGCCGCCTGCTCGCCCTGCTGCCGCTCGCCCTCCTCGCCGCAGCCGCGCCGTCCGCGCCGTGGGACTGGTCCACCGCAGAACTCGGCTGGCTCAGTCCCGACGGCGCGCAGCCCTATGCCGAGAGCCGCGCCATCTGTGCGCGGGTCCTCCACGCCGAGCCGCCCGCCTCCGACCGCCCGACGCCCGAGCAGGCGAAGGCGCTCAAGGGCTGCGACAGCGACGCGCTCTATCATGGCATCGGCCGGCCCGCCGACCCGGTGAAGGCCCGCCTCTGCGCCTTCACCGAAAAGGAAGATGAAGTCGGCCATTTCGGGGGTCGCGCCATGCTCATGACCATCTATGCCAATGGCCGCGGCGCCGCTCGCAACCTCGACGTCGCCACCCACCTCGCCTGCGGGCTCGAGACGGCGGCGCCGATGGAGCATGCGATCCGCATTCCCCGCCTCCACAAGCTTGAGCCCGGGAAGGCCTTTTCCGTCTGCGACGATGCGACCAGCGGCCAACTCGGCGGCATCTGCGTAGCGCACGAGGCCCGCTTCGCGATCGTCGATCGGGATCGCCGGATCGCGGCTCTGGCGAGGAAGGAAGCCTATGCGGCAAGTCCCGCCTTCGCGGCCGCGCGCCGCGCCATGGAAACCTATGCCTCGGCTCATTCCGGCGGGGACCAGGACCTCTCCGGCACGCTCCGCGGGGCGTTCATCGTTGGCGCCGAGGAAAGCGTGCGCGACCGCTTCCTCAAGACGCTCGAGGCACTCGCCCGCAACCGGGTCCCGCCCGCCTCCGCCGGCACTTATGCGCGGATCGACGCCAGGCTCAACACCAGCTTCCGCGCCGTCCTCGCAGAGGATTTCGAGGACGGCCGCCTTGGCGTCGGTACCGTCACCGAGGAAGGCCGGCGGATCAGCGCGCGGGCCTGGATCGCCTATCGCGACGCGATGCTGGCCTTTGCCGCCCGCCACTATCCGCGCGTCTCGCGGGCGGCGCTTGCGACCTACCTCACCCGGCAGAGGATCGACGATCTCGCTCCGATTGCCACCTGA
- a CDS encoding M23 family metallopeptidase, with translation MAPTFGRASAQRPPAARFSLVVDLAERPFSRDWWRGAATLLALIAGVTQLAPTMEPLPAGLPIGEGPDQVRQEEALMVGSLDGGSKTGLTMSEGPRARPIASAPARQSRDLSLTFSSGDELGRLLQRSGAAAADAWRAAALVRAQGALPAAGTTLSLRLGAPDSSGQRSIERLHYRARLDLELTLGRSADGVLQVERKALAVDRTPLRIRGSVGGGLYWALRSAGATPAQAADYLQAIGASVDVGSEVMPGDRFELVIAQARASGGETVSGPLLYAGLDRSAGRDLSLVRFPIQGRVQWIDEGASPEPVRSGLMTPVAGPITSSFGPRVHPILRFSRMHNGVDFGAGWGSPIVAAEDGQVVRAGWAGGYGRQVRIAHGGGLVTSYSHMSRIVAPEGGMVRRGELIGYVGSSGLSTGPHLHYEVLRDGAPVNPLGVTLVSRPTIDEGLMAAVRGRARALRGL, from the coding sequence ATGGCGCCTACCTTCGGGCGGGCTTCGGCGCAGCGCCCGCCGGCGGCGCGCTTCAGCCTTGTGGTGGACCTTGCCGAGCGGCCGTTCAGCCGTGACTGGTGGCGGGGGGCCGCGACCCTGCTGGCGCTGATCGCCGGCGTCACCCAGCTTGCCCCGACAATGGAGCCGCTTCCCGCCGGATTGCCGATTGGCGAGGGGCCCGACCAGGTGCGGCAGGAAGAAGCGCTGATGGTCGGATCGCTGGACGGCGGCTCGAAGACCGGCCTCACCATGAGCGAAGGCCCACGCGCCAGGCCGATCGCCTCGGCCCCGGCGCGCCAGTCGCGCGATCTCAGCCTGACCTTTTCCAGCGGCGACGAGCTTGGCCGGCTGCTCCAGCGCAGCGGCGCCGCGGCGGCCGATGCGTGGCGGGCGGCAGCGCTGGTGCGGGCGCAAGGCGCACTGCCGGCGGCCGGCACGACGCTGTCGCTCCGCCTCGGCGCGCCGGATTCAAGCGGGCAGCGTAGCATCGAGCGGCTTCACTATCGGGCACGGCTGGACCTCGAACTGACGCTTGGCCGCTCCGCCGATGGCGTGCTGCAGGTCGAACGCAAGGCGCTGGCGGTCGATCGTACGCCGCTGCGCATCCGCGGCAGCGTCGGCGGTGGGCTCTACTGGGCGCTGCGCTCGGCCGGCGCGACTCCCGCCCAGGCGGCGGACTATCTCCAGGCGATCGGCGCCAGTGTCGACGTCGGCAGCGAGGTCATGCCTGGAGACCGGTTCGAACTGGTCATCGCGCAGGCGAGGGCATCGGGCGGCGAGACGGTTTCGGGACCCCTGCTCTATGCCGGGCTAGACCGGTCGGCCGGGCGAGACCTGTCACTGGTCCGCTTCCCCATCCAAGGGCGCGTGCAGTGGATCGATGAGGGCGCTTCGCCCGAGCCGGTCCGCAGCGGGCTGATGACCCCGGTTGCCGGGCCGATCACCTCAAGCTTCGGGCCGCGGGTCCATCCCATCCTGCGCTTCTCCCGCATGCACAATGGAGTCGACTTCGGTGCCGGATGGGGTTCGCCGATCGTGGCGGCAGAGGACGGGCAGGTGGTGCGCGCGGGCTGGGCCGGCGGCTATGGCCGGCAGGTCCGCATCGCCCATGGCGGCGGGCTGGTCACCAGCTACAGCCACATGAGCCGCATCGTCGCGCCCGAGGGCGGGATGGTGCGGCGGGGCGAGCTGATCGGCTATGTCGGCTCCTCCGGTCTCTCGACCGGCCCGCACCTGCACTATGAAGTGCTGCGGGACGGCGCGCCAGTGAACCCGCTCGGGGTGACCCTCGTCAGCCGGCCGACGATCGACGAAGGGCTGATGGCGGCCGTCCGGGGAAGGGCGAGGGCGCTTCGGGGTCTCTGA
- a CDS encoding DUF4129 domain-containing protein, translated as MNGQTAAQPFDQAWKSLKADETVQFELTPAPPEPRTPDWIEKFGEWLESVLRPIGRFIAWLFSWLPDAAYARILLITLLVAGALFLLWIVAVRVKEGEWKLPWRRDQPGAHEAAAADVEWQPEDMPARAWLDEADALAREGRFAEAVHCLLLRSVDDMARRRPDAVRPAMTSRELARSSLLPERARGLFAGLARTVEQSLFGGRPVAEPGWREARDAYAQFALAGTWRS; from the coding sequence GTGAACGGGCAGACAGCGGCGCAGCCGTTCGATCAGGCGTGGAAGTCGCTGAAGGCCGATGAGACGGTCCAGTTCGAGCTGACTCCTGCGCCGCCCGAGCCCAGGACTCCCGACTGGATCGAGAAGTTCGGTGAGTGGCTGGAATCGGTGCTGCGCCCGATCGGTCGCTTCATCGCCTGGCTGTTCAGCTGGTTGCCGGACGCGGCCTATGCACGAATCCTGCTGATCACCCTGCTCGTCGCCGGCGCCTTGTTCCTCCTGTGGATCGTCGCCGTCCGGGTGAAGGAAGGCGAGTGGAAGTTGCCGTGGCGGCGCGACCAGCCTGGTGCGCACGAAGCTGCGGCGGCCGACGTCGAATGGCAGCCCGAGGACATGCCGGCACGCGCCTGGCTCGACGAAGCCGATGCTTTGGCGCGGGAAGGCCGGTTCGCCGAGGCGGTGCACTGCCTGCTGCTGCGATCGGTCGACGACATGGCGCGCCGGCGTCCAGACGCCGTGCGACCGGCGATGACCAGCCGCGAACTGGCGCGCTCGTCGCTGCTGCCGGAGCGTGCGCGCGGGCTGTTCGCCGGGCTTGCGCGCACGGTCGAGCAGAGCCTGTTCGGCGGGCGTCCGGTCGCCGAGCCGGGCTGGCGTGAGGCGCGTGACGCTTATGCCCAGTTCGCCCTTGCCGGAACGTGGCGGTCGTGA
- a CDS encoding DUF4350 domain-containing protein, giving the protein MAVVSAARDEMSNGPFRRRLMLLLAGVGVIAFILSLVLGAYAPNLRSGKDGGPHALSNAATGFSGIVRLAEATGREPRVLRNVRELNGEELAVVTPPNGAVPLGDILAMRGARATLIILPKWNAQRRDSPRGWVAVDGLMAPFQIENVLSPSFEIKVSRRRTARQPLAARSAMVPSAGQFREPRVLQTLSGEKVEPMIVDSTGATVLGKVGNRNLYLLADPDLLNNYGMREQAQAAAALAMLDDLNSTDAGGLLFDVTANGFGGTRNPLQLLFGAPFLGVTLVIFAALLLAGWQALVRFGAPSLPVRAIALGKAALVDNSAAIVRKARREVRLGSRYADLMRERAAILFRLPSGLSPDEIDGALDRLRPERPFSELARAVGGARGRNELTAAARALNRWLQEVQK; this is encoded by the coding sequence GTGGCGGTCGTGAGCGCCGCCCGCGACGAGATGAGCAATGGGCCGTTCCGCCGGCGGCTGATGCTGCTGCTCGCCGGCGTCGGGGTGATTGCCTTCATCCTGAGCCTGGTGCTCGGCGCCTATGCGCCCAACCTCCGCTCGGGCAAGGACGGGGGGCCGCATGCGCTCTCCAATGCCGCGACCGGGTTCAGCGGTATCGTCCGACTGGCCGAAGCAACGGGCCGCGAGCCGCGCGTGCTTCGCAACGTGCGCGAGCTCAATGGCGAGGAACTGGCGGTCGTGACCCCGCCCAATGGTGCGGTGCCGCTCGGCGATATCCTCGCGATGCGCGGTGCCAGGGCGACGCTGATCATCCTGCCCAAGTGGAATGCGCAGCGGCGGGATTCGCCCAGGGGATGGGTTGCGGTCGACGGGCTGATGGCGCCCTTCCAGATCGAGAATGTCCTCAGCCCCAGTTTCGAGATCAAGGTCTCGCGCCGGCGCACCGCCCGCCAGCCGCTCGCCGCGCGCTCCGCCATGGTGCCGTCGGCCGGACAGTTTCGCGAACCGCGGGTGCTTCAGACGCTGTCGGGCGAGAAGGTCGAGCCGATGATCGTCGACAGCACGGGCGCGACGGTGCTCGGCAAGGTCGGCAACCGCAATCTCTACCTGCTCGCCGATCCGGACCTGCTCAACAATTACGGCATGAGGGAACAGGCGCAGGCGGCCGCGGCGCTCGCCATGCTGGACGACCTCAACAGCACGGATGCGGGCGGCCTCCTGTTCGACGTCACCGCTAACGGCTTCGGCGGCACGCGCAATCCGTTGCAACTGCTGTTCGGCGCGCCCTTCCTCGGCGTGACCCTCGTCATCTTCGCGGCCTTGCTGCTCGCCGGCTGGCAGGCGCTGGTCCGGTTCGGAGCGCCGAGCCTGCCGGTCCGTGCCATCGCGCTCGGCAAGGCGGCGCTGGTCGACAACAGCGCGGCGATCGTCCGCAAGGCACGGCGCGAGGTGCGGCTGGGAAGCCGATACGCCGACCTGATGCGTGAACGGGCCGCGATCCTGTTCCGCCTTCCATCCGGCCTGTCGCCGGACGAGATCGACGGCGCGCTCGACCGGCTCCGGCCCGAGCGCCCCTTTTCCGAGCTTGCGCGTGCCGTCGGCGGCGCGCGTGGCCGCAACGAACTCACGGCGGCGGCGCGTGCGCTGAACCGCTGGCTTCAGGAGGTACAGAAGTGA
- a CDS encoding MoxR family ATPase, with protein MTFDDVRNMGDAIRGEIGKAVVGQDSTVDLMLVALLARGHILLEGPPGTAKTLIAQCFARAIGLDYGRVQFTPDLMPSDIIGANLFNFQTSTFTLTRGAIFTDLLLADEINRTPPKTQAALLEAMQERQVTIDGETHSLGDHFLVTATQNPIEQQGVYPLPEAQLDRFLFKHLVDYPSAEEERRIIASHGSRRQAMDPSDWGVVAVTGKEQLTAATEAVATVRLVDEVVDYITALIRGTRQVPDLQSGASPRAGAMLAGAARARAALEGRDFVIPDDVKALAPAVLRHRVLLSATAEINGRRVEDVVLGIIDEIEAPR; from the coding sequence GTGACTTTCGACGACGTACGAAACATGGGCGACGCCATCCGTGGGGAGATCGGCAAGGCGGTGGTCGGGCAGGACTCCACGGTCGACCTGATGCTGGTCGCGCTGCTCGCCCGCGGGCACATCCTTCTGGAAGGTCCGCCGGGCACCGCCAAGACGCTGATCGCGCAATGCTTCGCCCGCGCCATCGGGCTGGACTATGGCCGCGTCCAGTTCACGCCCGACCTGATGCCGAGCGACATCATCGGCGCCAACCTGTTCAATTTCCAGACTTCGACCTTCACGCTGACGCGCGGTGCCATCTTCACCGACCTGCTGCTGGCGGACGAGATCAACCGCACACCGCCCAAGACCCAGGCGGCGCTGCTCGAGGCGATGCAGGAGCGGCAGGTGACGATCGATGGCGAGACCCACTCGCTCGGCGACCACTTCCTCGTCACCGCGACGCAGAATCCGATCGAGCAGCAGGGCGTCTATCCGCTTCCCGAGGCGCAGCTCGACCGCTTCCTCTTCAAGCATCTGGTCGACTATCCGAGCGCCGAGGAAGAACGCCGGATCATCGCCAGCCACGGGAGCCGGCGGCAGGCGATGGACCCGTCCGACTGGGGCGTCGTGGCGGTCACCGGCAAGGAGCAACTGACGGCGGCGACCGAAGCGGTGGCGACGGTCCGGCTGGTCGACGAGGTGGTCGACTATATCACCGCCCTCATCCGCGGGACGCGCCAGGTGCCCGACCTGCAATCGGGCGCCTCGCCGCGCGCCGGCGCGATGCTGGCCGGAGCCGCCCGTGCCCGCGCCGCGCTCGAAGGCCGCGACTTCGTCATCCCCGACGACGTCAAGGCGCTCGCCCCCGCCGTGCTCCGCCACCGCGTCCTGCTGTCCGCCACAGCCGAGATCAACGGCCGCCGGGTCGAGGATGTGGTGCTCGGAATCATCGACGAGATCGAGGCACCGCGTTGA
- a CDS encoding DUF58 domain-containing protein: MIYPTRLAVLLMAGGALAALLAAAVAAERWYLALAWPLLILLLILLDAARTRGKVGLEAAMPASAYVGEQRDANVALKLEAPAREAEVAFDRSPLVAIPNDGRAMVPLAESGGVAAVSLSMLRRGIARLDTIWLRWRGPLGLVWRQREVEQPGTIHILPDLRPTHRHGVRLFERFAVDGAIKQLLRGEGSDFDALVEFRTGMDKRSIDWKSSARATKLLARQYHGEKNNQICFAIDCGRQMAEPVGGIARLDRMISATLLAGWLALRIGDRVSVTAFDSRPRLTSGFVAGMAAFAELQRLVGAVDYGTDETNYTFALTDLNGRLHRRSLVVLFTEVTDRISARFLLTSLRLLIRTHLVLVVMLRDDELEGIAAAEPEDADSVTRAITAAALLKERQEVIAELRQLGVDVIETPYEEVAPRIAEAYLQIKRRDRL, from the coding sequence TTGATCTACCCGACGCGCCTAGCCGTGCTGCTGATGGCGGGGGGCGCGCTGGCCGCGCTGCTCGCCGCCGCGGTCGCGGCCGAGCGCTGGTACCTGGCGCTCGCCTGGCCGCTGCTGATCCTGCTGCTCATCCTCCTCGATGCCGCCCGCACCCGCGGCAAGGTCGGGCTCGAGGCCGCCATGCCCGCCAGCGCCTATGTCGGCGAGCAGCGGGATGCCAATGTGGCGCTGAAGCTGGAGGCGCCGGCCCGCGAGGCCGAGGTCGCATTCGACCGCTCGCCCCTTGTCGCAATTCCGAATGACGGGCGGGCGATGGTCCCGCTGGCGGAAAGCGGCGGCGTGGCGGCCGTCTCGCTTTCCATGCTCCGCCGCGGCATCGCCCGGCTCGACACGATCTGGCTGCGCTGGCGCGGTCCGCTCGGGCTGGTCTGGCGGCAGCGCGAAGTGGAGCAGCCGGGCACCATCCACATCCTGCCCGACCTGCGCCCGACCCACCGCCACGGCGTTCGCCTGTTCGAGCGTTTCGCGGTCGACGGCGCGATCAAGCAGTTGCTGCGCGGCGAGGGCAGCGACTTCGATGCGCTGGTCGAGTTCCGGACCGGCATGGACAAGCGCTCGATCGACTGGAAGAGCAGCGCCCGCGCGACCAAGCTGCTAGCCCGCCAATATCACGGCGAGAAGAACAACCAGATCTGCTTCGCGATCGACTGCGGCCGGCAGATGGCGGAGCCGGTCGGCGGCATCGCCCGGCTCGACCGCATGATCTCCGCCACCTTGCTGGCCGGCTGGCTGGCGCTTCGCATCGGCGACCGCGTGTCAGTCACTGCCTTCGACAGCCGCCCGCGCCTGACCAGCGGCTTCGTCGCCGGCATGGCCGCGTTCGCCGAGCTGCAGCGGCTGGTGGGGGCGGTCGATTATGGCACGGACGAAACCAACTACACCTTCGCTCTGACCGATCTCAACGGCCGGCTCCACCGGCGCTCGCTGGTCGTCCTCTTCACCGAAGTGACCGACCGCATCTCGGCCCGCTTCCTGCTGACCAGCCTGCGGCTGCTGATCCGCACCCACCTGGTGCTGGTCGTCATGCTCCGCGACGACGAGCTGGAGGGCATTGCCGCGGCCGAGCCCGAAGACGCGGATTCGGTCACCCGCGCGATCACCGCCGCCGCGCTGCTCAAGGAACGGCAGGAAGTCATCGCCGAGCTCCGCCAGCTCGGCGTCGACGTGATCGAGACGCCGTATGAGGAGGTCGCGCCGCGCATCGCGGAGGCCTATCTGCAGATCAAGCGGAGGGACCGGCTGTGA
- a CDS encoding stage II sporulation protein M codes for MSGPLVNATRFRLEHADDWAKLESLVERLEKKSLRSLSDDDLLDLPRLYRTTLSSLSVARDTSLDRSLLAYLEQLSTRAYFQLYGVQTSPGRQVLRFFATGWPSAVRALWRELSFCAALMTLSAVAAYFLVLSDPEWFYGIVPGGLADGRDPSASADFLRRTLYDGADGPLALFATFLFTHNAQIAIFSFALGFALAVPTVLLIGYNGLMLGAIVAVFASKGLGPNLAAWLMIHGTTELLAICIAGASGMRIGLALAFPGTATRMDAMVAAGRVAATAMLGTVVMLGVAGILEGIGRQTITDDGLRMLIGGTALAGWLVYFFWPRRGSGQAA; via the coding sequence GTGAGTGGCCCGCTCGTCAATGCCACCCGGTTCCGGCTCGAACATGCCGACGACTGGGCGAAGCTGGAGTCGCTGGTGGAGCGGCTGGAGAAGAAGTCGCTTCGATCGCTGAGCGACGACGACCTGCTCGACCTGCCGCGCCTCTACCGGACCACCCTGTCGTCGCTGTCGGTGGCGCGGGACACCTCGCTCGACCGCTCGCTGCTCGCCTATCTCGAGCAATTGAGCACGCGCGCCTATTTCCAGCTCTACGGGGTGCAGACCTCTCCCGGGCGGCAGGTGCTGCGCTTTTTCGCCACCGGCTGGCCGAGCGCGGTCAGGGCCCTGTGGCGGGAACTCAGCTTCTGCGCGGCGCTGATGACGCTGTCGGCGGTCGCCGCTTATTTCCTGGTGCTGAGCGACCCCGAATGGTTCTACGGTATCGTTCCGGGCGGGCTGGCGGACGGCCGCGATCCTTCCGCATCGGCCGATTTCCTCCGCCGCACGCTCTACGACGGCGCGGACGGACCGCTTGCCCTGTTCGCGACCTTCCTGTTCACCCACAATGCGCAGATCGCCATCTTCTCCTTCGCGCTGGGCTTCGCGCTGGCGGTGCCGACGGTGCTGCTGATCGGCTACAACGGCCTCATGTTGGGAGCGATCGTGGCGGTATTCGCTTCCAAGGGGCTGGGACCGAACCTCGCCGCCTGGCTGATGATCCACGGCACGACCGAGCTGCTCGCCATCTGCATCGCGGGCGCGAGCGGCATGCGGATCGGGCTTGCCCTGGCCTTTCCGGGCACGGCAACGCGCATGGATGCGATGGTCGCGGCCGGACGGGTCGCCGCCACAGCCATGCTCGGCACGGTGGTCATGCTCGGGGTCGCTGGCATCCTCGAGGGCATTGGCCGCCAGACCATCACCGACGACGGCCTGCGGATGCTGATCGGCGGCACTGCGCTGGCCGGGTGGCTGGTCTACTTCTTCTGGCCGCGGCGCGGTTCGGGGCAGGCGGCGTGA